From Lolium perenne isolate Kyuss_39 chromosome 5, Kyuss_2.0, whole genome shotgun sequence, a single genomic window includes:
- the LOC127298500 gene encoding TATA-box-binding protein 2 — MAAAEAALEGSEPVDLSLHPSGIVPTLQNIVSTVNLDCKLDLKAIALQARNAEYNPKRFAAVIMRIREPKTTALIFASGKMVCTGAKSEQQSKLAARKYARIIQKLSFPAKFKDFKIQNIVASCDVKFPIRLEGLAYSHGAFSSYEPELFPGLIYRMRQPKIVLLIFVSGKIVLTGAKVREQTYTAFENIYPVLTEFRKVQQ; from the exons atggcggcggcggaggcggcgctgGAGGGGAGCGAGCCGGTCGATCTGTCCCTGCACCCCTCCGGCATCGTCCCCACGCTCCA GAATATAGTGTCAACGGTCAACTTAGACTGTAAATTGGACCTGAAAGCAATAGCTCTTCAAGCACGCAATGCAGAATATAACCCCAAG CGTTTTGCTGCAGTTATCATGCGGATAAGAGAACCAAAAACTACCGCACTGATATTCGCATCTGGAAAAATG GTCTGCACTGGAGCAAAGAGTGAACAGCAATCGAAACTTGCAGCTAGAAAG TATGCTCGTATAATCCAGAAGCTTAGCTTTCCTGCAAAATTCAAG GACTTCAAGATCCAGAATATTGTTGCATCTTGTGATGTCAAGTTCCCTATAAGGCTTGAGGGCCTCGCATATTCTCATGGCGCTTTCTCAAGT TATGAGCCAGAGCTATTTCCTGGCCTGATTTATCGGATGAGGCAGCCGAAGATTGTCCTACTAATTTTTGTTTCAGGCAAGATTGTTCTGACTGGAGCAAAG GTGAGAGAACAGACGTATACAGCCTTTGAGAACATATATCCTGTCCTCACAGAGTTCAGAAAAGTTCagcaatga